From the Pseudomonas lalucatii genome, the window TGGCCGAGCGCCCGGGCGCGAATATCCGGAGCGCTCAGCCCCGTGGCAGTGTCGTAGCGGAAGGCCCCGCGCAGCTGGCTGAACTCGAGCCGAGGGTTGGCCAGTTCGAGGCGCGCGCCCTCTGTGGCGAAGTCGACCACCACGGCCGCCGGCTCGCCTGGCTGCAACGGCAGATCGAGCTGGAGACGGCCGCTGAGAGGCCCCTCGCCGCGCCAGCCGGCGAAGGTCTCGGCGGTGCCCATGGGCGCCTCCTGGAGCAGCTGCAGGGCATCGCCCAGGCTGCTCTGCAGCTCGGCGTCGAGCTGCAGACGCGGCACCCGGCCCGGGCCGGCGTGGGGAATCTCGGCCTGCGCCCGGCCCACCCGGCTGTCGAGCAGGCGGCCGTCGGCCAGGCGCACGCGCACGCCGCTGTCCTCGATCAGCACCTCGCCGCGGCCCTCGCGCAGGGCCGGCCAGCCGGGCTGGAACGCCAGTTCGGCGTCGTGCACGGCGAAGAACAGGCTGAGGCTGCGCGCCGCATCGGCCGCCCCCTTGTTCAGCGAGCCCTGGTACTGGAAGTAGCCCTCGTCCACCGCGCCGCCACGAATCGCCGTCTTCAGCCAGCGCGCCAGCTGCGGGTCGAACCCCGGGGCACGGGTCGGCAGGTACTTCTCGGTGTAGCGCGCATCGCCCCGGCGCAGGCCGACCCGCAGGTCCATGTAGTCTTCGCCCTGGGGGGCCCGCAGCAGGCGGATGAGGAAGTCGCCGGCGATCTCGCCCTCCTCGCCGACCACCTGCAGGTAGGGGCTGCGCAGGGTGAAGGCCTGCTCGTCGAGGCTCCAGGTCAGGCGCGCATTGGCCCGGCTGTAGTGCCAGGGCTTGGGGAACAGGGTATCGAGGTGCAGGACGAAGTCCTGCGCATCCAGGCGCAATTCGCCCTGGCCCAGGTCGCCACTGATGCTGCCGCTGATGTTCTCCGCCGCGGGGGAGGCCTCGTGGGCGGCGAAGCCGATGCGCTCCAGGTTGGCGGCGAACTGCAGGCGCTTGTCGCCCTCGCGGCGCGGTCGATAGTCCAGCTGGACATTGCGCAGGGCGCCCCGGGGCTGCAGTTGCTCGAGCAACTGCATGGCCGCATCCGGCAGCGGCGCGAGGGCAGCCACCAGCGGCGACAAGGGCGCCAGGTCGAGACGGTCGGCCGCCAGCTGCCACTGTTCCTCGCTCTCGCTGCTGTCGCGCACCTGGCTCAGGCCCAGGCGCACCTCGCCCCAGCGGTTCTCGCCCTGGCTCAGCGCCAGGTCGTCCAGCACCAGCTCGAAGCCCTGCGCCGTGCGGCGGTAGTAGGCGTTCAGGGCCAGGTCCTGCAGGCGCAGCGCCTCGCGCCCGGCATAGCCGGCCTGCAGCTGTGGCGCGTGCAGGCGCGCCACAGCGCGCTGCACGGCGCCGCCGGCCCAGGTCAGCCAGAACTCGCCGCCGGCCTGCAGCTCGGCGAGCCGCCACGGCGCCGTCGTGCCGGCTGGCAGCCAGCGCGCCCAGTCGCTCTGCGGCAGGCTCAGGTACAGCTGCAACTCGGCCTCGCGCCAGCGCTCGGCCTGCAGCCGCGAACGCAACTGCAGGGTCAGCGGCTGGCCGTCGGGCAGCAGTAGGCGGCCGTCCAGGCGCTGGCGCCTGGCGCCGTTGCGCAGGCTCAGGTTGACGTAGGTCAGGGCCTGCACCGGGCGCCCCCAGGCCTGCACCGTCACCTGGCTGTTGAGCAGCGACAGGCGCTCGACCCGCTGCAGGCGGCCGAGCAGCTCGGCGACCTCGACGCCGGCACCCTCACCGCCCGGCGCCAGCCCCTTGAGCGACCAGGCGCCCTGCTCGTCCTGGTGCACGCCGAGCTGCAGGCCCTCCAGCTCCAGCGACGCCACCCGCAGCTGGCGCGCCAGCAGGCTGGCCAGCACGTCCGGGCGCAGCCTCAGCTGATCCAGATGCAGCGCCCCGGGCCCCTCGCCCAGGCGCACGTCACGGCCGATCAGCAACGGCGCGAAGCCCTGCCAGCGGCCCTCCAGGCTGCCGATCTCGAGCGGCACGCCGAGCAGCGCGCGGCCACGGTCCTCGGCCTCCAGGCGGTACTCGGCGACCCAGGGCACCAGCTCGCGGCCGAGACTGACGAACAGCGCCGCCAGCACCAGCAGCAAGGCGCAACAGCCCAGCGCCCAGCGCAGGGCGGCGGCGAACCAGCGGATCAGCCGCTCCATTCAGTACGATCCCTGAACTGCGGGCACTCGGTCAGAGCAGCACCACATCGTATTGCTCCTGGGAATACATGGTCTCGACCTGGAACTTGATGGTACGGCCGATAAAGCTCTCCAGGTCGGCGACATTGCCCGACTCCTCGTCGAGCAGGCGATCGACCACCTTCTGGTTGGCCAGCACCCGGTAGCCCTCGGGCTGGTAGGCGCGCGCCTCGCGGAGGATCTCGCGGAAGATCTCGTAGCAGATGGTCTCCGGGGTCTTCAGCTTGCCGCGTCCCTGGCAGCTGGTACAGGGCTCGCAGAGCACCTGCTCGAGGCTCTCGCGGGTGCGCTTGCGGGTCATCTGCACCAGGCCCAGTTCGGTGATGCCGATGATATTGGTCTTGGCGTGGTCGCGCTCCAGCTGTTTCTCCAGGGTGCGCAACACCTGGCGTTGATGTTCCTCGTCTTCCATGTCGATGAAGTCGATGATGATGATCCCGCCGAGGTTGCGCAGGCGCAGCTGGCGGGCGATGGCGGTGGCGGCCTCGAGGTTGGTCTTGAAGATGGTCTCTTCGAGGGTGCGATGGCCGACGAAGGCCCCGGTGTTGACGTCGATGGTGGTCATCGCCTCGGCCGGGTCGATGATCAGGTAGCCGCCGGACTTGAGCGGCACCTTGCGCTCCAGGGCGCGCTGGATCTCGTCCTCGACCCCGTACAGGTCGAAGATCGGCCGCTCGCCGGGGTAGTGTTCCAGGCGGTCGGCGATCTCCGGCATCAGCTCGGCGACGAACTGGGCGATCTTCTGGAAGGTCTCCCGCGAGTCGATGCGCAGCTTCTCGGTGCGCAGGCTGACCAGGTCGCGCAGGGTGCGCAGGGCCAGGCTGAGGTCCTCGTAGATCACCGAGGGCGCCGGCGCGCTCTGCATCTGCGCGGCGATCTGGTCCCACAGGCGGCGCAGGTAGCGGATGTCGATGAGGATCTCGTCGGCCCCCGCGCCCTCGGCGGCGGTGCGCAGGATGAAGCCACCGGCCTCCTCGATGCCCTCGCCGCCGATGCAGTCGGCGACCACCTGCTTGAGGCGCTCGCGCTCGCCTTCGTCCTCGATCTTCAGCGAGATGCCGACATGGCTGGTGCGCGGCATGTACACCAGGTAGCGCGAGGGGATCGACAGGTGGGTGGTCAGGCGCGCGCCCTTGCTGCCGATCGGGTCCTTGGTCACCTGCACCACCAGGCTCTGGCCCTCGTGCACCAGGGCGCTGATGGTTTCCACCGCCGAGCCTTCGCGGCTGGAGATTTCCGAGGCGTGGATGAAGGCCGCGCGCTCCAGGCCGATGTCGACGAAGGCCGCCTGCATGCCCGGCAGCACCCGTACCACCTTGCCCTTGTAGATATTGCCGACTATGCCGCGGCGCTGGGTGCGCTCGACATGCACCTCCTGCAGCACGCCGTTCTCCACCACCGCCACACGCGATTCCATTGGCGTGATATTGATCAGAATCTCTTCACTCATCGGTCCATCTCTTCTGCGTTAGGGCGGGAGGTCGCCGGCGCCTGCCAGCAGGGAATGGCGAACTCGGTGAGCAGCTCGGCGGTTTCGCACAGGGGCAGTCCGACCACGGCCGAATAGCTGCCCTGCAACTGGCGCACGAACACCGCCGCCAGCCCCTGGATACCATAGCTGCCGGCCTTGTCCCGGGGCTCGCCGCTGGCCCAGTAGGCCTCGATCTCCGCGGCGTCGAGCGCACGGAAGGCGACCCGGCTGGACACCACCCGGCTCGCCAGCCTGGCCCGCGAAGCCAGGGCCACGGCGGTCAGCACCTGATGCTCGCGCCCGGACAGCGCGGCCAGGGTCGCCAGGGCCTCGGCCCGGTCCGCCGGCTTGCCGAGGATGCGACCGTCGAGCACCACCGCGGTATCGGCGCCCAGGACCACGGCGTCGCTCGCCGGCTGCAGGGACGCTAGCGCGGCCTGCGCCTTCTCCCGCGCCAGGCGCTCGACATAGGCCTCGGCCGACTCGTCCGGCCGGCTACGCTCATCGACGGGAACGACAAGGGAATGGAAGGGCACGCCGATCTGCGCCAACAACTCGCGCCGGCGCGGCGACCCCGAAGCCAGGTATAGCGTGGCCATCAAGACCTCTCCCTGTGGGGTGGTGACGGAGCCTCGCCCCGCTTAATTGACACCCAGGCGCCGATGCACGCCGCGCAGCAGGGCATGGACCCAGGGCCACAGCAGTGCGCTGACCAGGGCCGGAAGGACGAACGCCAGGGTCGGCGGGCGGCTGCCGGTCAAGGCATTGAGCCACAAGTGCAGCAACTGGGCCAGACCGAACACCACCAGCAGGACCATGCTCTGCTGCCACAGGGGGAACATGCGCAGGCGCTGGTGCAGGCTCAGCACGAGGAAGGTGATCAGGGTCAGCACCAGGGCATTGAGCCCCAGCAGCGTGCCGTTGAGCACGTCGGCGAGCAGGCCGATGAACCAGGCCGTGGCCATGCCGACCCGGTGCGGCAGGACCAGCACCCAGTAGGTCAGGAGCAGGGCCGGCCACAGCGGCCGGCCCTGCTCCATGAAGCTCGGCAGGGACGCCACGCTGAGCACCAGGCCCAGAGCCAGGCTGAGCCAGATCACCCAGACGTTGCGTGCGCGAGCGGCGATCATTGCGCGGCCTCCTGCTCGGTGGATGCTGCCGCGCCGGCGGCAGGCGCCGCCGACTCCTGCTCCTGGCGCCGGCGGTCGGCGGCCTCCTGGGCCTCGGCCGACTCGGTCGCCCGCTGCTCGGGGCTGCGCGGATCGGTGAAGACCAGCAGCATGTAGCGGCTGCGGTTGAGCTTGGCGGTGGGCACGGCGCGGACGATGGCGAAGGGCTGGCCGGAGTCGTGGATCACCTCGCTCACCGTGGCCACCGGATAGCCGGCCGGGAAGCGCTGGCCCAGGCCGGAACTGACCAGCAGGTCGCCCTCCTTGATGTCCGCGGTGTCGGCGACATGACGCAGCTCCAGGCGCTCCGGGTTGCCGGTGCCGCTGGCGATGGCGCGCAGGCCGTTGCGGTTGACCTGCACCGGGATGCTGTGGGCGGTGTCGGTGAGCAGCAGCACCCGCGAGGTATAGGGCATCACCTCGACCACCTGGCCCATCAGCCCGCGGGCGTCGAGCACCGGCTGGCCGAGCAGCACGCCGTCCTTCTCGCCCTTGTCGATGAGGATGCGATGGGTGAAGGGGTTGGGGTCGATGCCGATCAGCTCGGTGGCGAGCACCTCGTCGTCGACCAGGGCCGCCGAGTTGAGCAGCTCGCGCAGGCGCACGTTCTGCTCGGTGAGGGTGGCGAGCTTCTGCAGGCGGCGCTGCATCATCAGCTGCTCGGCCTTGAGCTTCTCGTTCTCCGCCGCCAGCTCGCTGCGCGAACTCAGCTCCTCGGTCGCCCCCTCCCAGAGGTTCAGGGGCAGGCGCCCCAGCCAGTAGACCGGCTCGACTATCACCCCAAGCTGGCTGCGCAGCGGCTGCAGCATGGCGAAGCGCGCATCCACCACCATCAGCGCGACCGACAGCACGGCCAGCACCAGCAGGCGCACACCGAGCGAAGGTCCTTTGGCAAATAGCGGTTTGATGGGCGAATCCTCGAGACGTCAGGCGGCAATAAAAAGCTGCAAGCGGATAGGGACCCGGCTTGCAGCTCGAGACGTGGGACTGGCGCCTTACTCCGTGGACAGCAGGTCCATGGTGTGACGGTCCATCATCTCCAGGGCCTTGCCGCCGCCGCGGGCCACGCAGGTCAGCGGGTCCTCGGCGACGATCACCGGCAGGCCGGTTTCCTGGGCCAGCAGCTTGTCCAGGTCGCGCAGCAGCGCGCCGCCGCCGGTCAGCACCAGGCCGCGCTCGGCGATGTCCGAGGCCAGTTCCGGTGGCGACTGCTCCAGGGCGCTCTTGACCGCCTGGACGATGGTCGCCAGGGATTCCTGCAGCGCCTCGAGCACCTCGTTGGAATTCAGGGTGAAGCTGCGTGGCACGCCCTCGGCCAGGTTGCGCCCGCGCACGTCGACTTCGCGCAGCTCGCCGCCGGCGTAGGCGGTGCCGATTTCCTGCTTGATGCGTTCGGCGGTGGATTCGCCGATCAGGCTGCCGTAGTTACGGCGCACGTAGGTGATGATGGCTTCGTCGAAACGGTCGCCGCCGACCCGCACGGACTCGGCATAGACCACGCCATTGAGGGAGATCAGCGCGATCTCCGTGGTGCCGCCGCCGATGTCGACGACCATGGAGCCGCGGGCCTCCTCCACCGGCAGGCCGGCGCCGATGGCCGCGGCCATCGGTTCTTCGATCAGGAACACCTCGCGGGCGCCGGCACCGAGGGCGGATTCACGAATGGCGCGGCGCTCGACCTGGGTCGACTTGCACGGCACGCAGATCAGCACGCGCGGGCTGGGCTGCAGGAAGCTGTTCTCATGCACCTTGTTGATGAAATATTGCAGCATCTTCTCGCAGACGCTGAAGTCGGCGATCACCCCGTCCTTCATCGGCCGGATGGCGGAAATATTGCCCGGGGTACGGCCGAGCATGCGCTTGGCTTCGGTACCGACGGCGACGACGCTCTTCTGGTTGCCATGGGTGCGGATCGCGACCACGGACGGCTCGTTCAGCACGATGCCACGTTCGCGGACATAAATAAGGGTATTGGCAGTGCCCAGGTCGATCGACAGATCGCTGGAAAACATGCCACGCAGTTTCTTGAACATGGGATAGGGACCCTAGGCAACGCGTGGGTAAAAAAGTGCGGCAAACTCTAACAACGGTGGGGATTTTGAGCAAGGCGCCAATATGTTAGATTGCCTGTTTTTCCGGGCTCCAGAGCCCATCATCGCGGCCTTTGACCGCCAGCTCACGGCATCCGTTCCCTGCATCGTTTTGCATGCACGGCGACCCGTTCACATTTCCACTGGCTGCCCTCTATTGGAGAATCCCAATGGCGCTTGAACGCTCCGACGTGGAAAAAATCGCCCACCTGGCCCGCCTGGGCCTGAGTGAAGACGATATTCCACGCACCACCGAGACCCTCAACAGCATCCTCGGCCTGGTCGACCAGATGCAGGCGGTGGACACCACCGGCATCGAGCCCCTGGCCCACCCGCTGGAGGCCACCCAGCGCCTGCGTGCCGATGCGGTGCGCGAAGCAAACCAGCGCGAGGCCTACCAGGCCATCGCCCCGGCCGTGGAAAACGGCCTGTACCTGGTTCCGAAAGTCATCGAGTAAGGGAATGAGCCAAGCCATGCACCAACTGACCCTGGCCGAGATCGCCCGCGCCCTGGCCGCCAAGCAATTTTCCGCCGAGGAGCTGACCCGCGAGTTGCTGGCGCGCATCCAGCGCCTCGACCCCCTGCTCAACAGCTTCATCAGCGTCACCGAGGAGCAGGCCCTGGCCCAGGCCAAGGCCGCCGACGCCCGCCGCGCCAGCGGCGAGAACGGCGCCCTGCTCGGCGCACCGATCGGCCACAAGGACCTGTTCTGCACCCAGGGCGTGCTGACCAGCTGCGGCTCGAAAATCCTGCAAGGCTTCAAGGCGCCCTATGACGCCACCGTGGTCGAAAAGCTCGCCAGCGCCGGCGCCGTGACCCTGGGCAAGCTGAACATGGACGAGTTCGCCATGGGCTCGGCCAACGAGTCCAGCCACTACGGCCCGGTGAAGAACCCCTGGAACCTCGAGCGCGTGCCCGGCGGTTCCTCCGGCGGCTCGGCCGCGGCCGTGGCCGCGCGCCTGCTGCCGGCCGCCACCGGCACCGACACCGGCGGCTCGATCCGCCAGCCGGCGGCGCTGACCAACCTCACCGGTCTCAAGCCGACCTACGGCCGCGTGTCGCGCTGGGGCATGATCGCCTACGCCTCCAGCCTCGACCAGGGCGGCCCGCTGGCGCGCACCGCCGAGGACTGCGCGCTGATGCTGCAGGCCATGGCCGGCTTCGACCCGAAGGACAGCACCTGCGTCGACCAGCCGGTGGACGACTACCTGGCGGCGCTCAACCAGCCGCTGGCCGGCCTGCGCATCGGCCTGCCCAAGGAGTACTTCGGCGCCGGCCTCGACGCGCGCATCGGCGAGAAGGTCATGGCGGTGGTCGAGGAGCTGAAGAAGCTCGGCGCCAGCGTCAAGGAGATCAGCCTGCCGAACATGCAGCACGCCATTCCCGCCTACTACGTGATCGCCCCGGCGGAAGCCAGTTCCAACCTGTCGCGTTTCGACGGCGTGCGCTTCGGCTACCGCTGCGAGAACCCGGTCAACCTCGAGGACCTGTACAAGCGCTCGCGCGGCGAGGGCTTCGGTGCGGAAGTGAAGCGGCGCATCATGGTCGGCACCTACGCCCTGTCGGCCGGCTACTACGACGCCTACTACCTCAAGGCGCAGAAGATCCGCCGGCTGATCAAGAACGATTTCGTCGCCGCCTTCGACGAGGTCGACCTGATCCTCGGCCCGACCACGCCGAACCCGGCCTGGAAACTCGGCGAGAAGAGCAACGACCCGGTCGCCGCCTACCTGGAAGACATCTACACCATCACCGCCAACCTGGCCGGCATCCCCGGCCTGTCGATGCCCGCCGGCTTCGTCGAGGGTCTGCCGGTGGGCGTGCAGCTGCTCGCGCCCTACTTCCAGGAAGGCCGCCTGCTCAACGTCGCCCATCAGTACCAGCAGGTCACTGACTGGCACCAACAAGCCCCGAGCGGATTCTGAGGACGACCGACATGCAATGGGAAACCGTGATCGGGCTGGAAATCCACGCCCAGCTCAGCACCCAATCGAAGATTTTCTCCGCCAGCGCCACCGGCTTCGGCGCCGAGCCCAACACCCAGGCCAGCCTGGTCGACCTCGGCATGCCCGGTACCCTGCCGGTGCTCAACGAGCAGGCCGTGCGCATGGCCTGCAAGTTCGGCCTGGCGATCGACGCCGAGATCGCGCCGAAGAACGTCTTCGCCCGCAAGAACTACTTCTACCCGGACCTGCCCAAGGGCTACCAGACCAGCCAGATGGATGACCCCATCGTCGGCAAGGGCCATCTGGACATCACCCTGGAAGACGGCACGGTCAAGCGCATCGGCATCACCCGCGCCCACCTGGAAGAGGACGCCGGCAAGAGCCTGCACGAAGACTTCCACGGCATGAGCGGCATCGACCTCAACCGCGCCGGCACGCCGCTGCTGGAGATCGTCTCCGAGCCGGACA encodes:
- the gatC gene encoding Asp-tRNA(Asn)/Glu-tRNA(Gln) amidotransferase subunit GatC, which encodes MALERSDVEKIAHLARLGLSEDDIPRTTETLNSILGLVDQMQAVDTTGIEPLAHPLEATQRLRADAVREANQREAYQAIAPAVENGLYLVPKVIE
- a CDS encoding Maf family protein, which gives rise to MATLYLASGSPRRRELLAQIGVPFHSLVVPVDERSRPDESAEAYVERLAREKAQAALASLQPASDAVVLGADTAVVLDGRILGKPADRAEALATLAALSGREHQVLTAVALASRARLASRVVSSRVAFRALDAAEIEAYWASGEPRDKAGSYGIQGLAAVFVRQLQGSYSAVVGLPLCETAELLTEFAIPCWQAPATSRPNAEEMDR
- the mreB gene encoding rod shape-determining protein, with amino-acid sequence MFKKLRGMFSSDLSIDLGTANTLIYVRERGIVLNEPSVVAIRTHGNQKSVVAVGTEAKRMLGRTPGNISAIRPMKDGVIADFSVCEKMLQYFINKVHENSFLQPSPRVLICVPCKSTQVERRAIRESALGAGAREVFLIEEPMAAAIGAGLPVEEARGSMVVDIGGGTTEIALISLNGVVYAESVRVGGDRFDEAIITYVRRNYGSLIGESTAERIKQEIGTAYAGGELREVDVRGRNLAEGVPRSFTLNSNEVLEALQESLATIVQAVKSALEQSPPELASDIAERGLVLTGGGALLRDLDKLLAQETGLPVIVAEDPLTCVARGGGKALEMMDRHTMDLLSTE
- the gatA gene encoding Asp-tRNA(Asn)/Glu-tRNA(Gln) amidotransferase subunit GatA; translation: MHQLTLAEIARALAAKQFSAEELTRELLARIQRLDPLLNSFISVTEEQALAQAKAADARRASGENGALLGAPIGHKDLFCTQGVLTSCGSKILQGFKAPYDATVVEKLASAGAVTLGKLNMDEFAMGSANESSHYGPVKNPWNLERVPGGSSGGSAAAVAARLLPAATGTDTGGSIRQPAALTNLTGLKPTYGRVSRWGMIAYASSLDQGGPLARTAEDCALMLQAMAGFDPKDSTCVDQPVDDYLAALNQPLAGLRIGLPKEYFGAGLDARIGEKVMAVVEELKKLGASVKEISLPNMQHAIPAYYVIAPAEASSNLSRFDGVRFGYRCENPVNLEDLYKRSRGEGFGAEVKRRIMVGTYALSAGYYDAYYLKAQKIRRLIKNDFVAAFDEVDLILGPTTPNPAWKLGEKSNDPVAAYLEDIYTITANLAGIPGLSMPAGFVEGLPVGVQLLAPYFQEGRLLNVAHQYQQVTDWHQQAPSGF
- a CDS encoding YhdP family protein: MERLIRWFAAALRWALGCCALLLVLAALFVSLGRELVPWVAEYRLEAEDRGRALLGVPLEIGSLEGRWQGFAPLLIGRDVRLGEGPGALHLDQLRLRPDVLASLLARQLRVASLELEGLQLGVHQDEQGAWSLKGLAPGGEGAGVEVAELLGRLQRVERLSLLNSQVTVQAWGRPVQALTYVNLSLRNGARRQRLDGRLLLPDGQPLTLQLRSRLQAERWREAELQLYLSLPQSDWARWLPAGTTAPWRLAELQAGGEFWLTWAGGAVQRAVARLHAPQLQAGYAGREALRLQDLALNAYYRRTAQGFELVLDDLALSQGENRWGEVRLGLSQVRDSSESEEQWQLAADRLDLAPLSPLVAALAPLPDAAMQLLEQLQPRGALRNVQLDYRPRREGDKRLQFAANLERIGFAAHEASPAAENISGSISGDLGQGELRLDAQDFVLHLDTLFPKPWHYSRANARLTWSLDEQAFTLRSPYLQVVGEEGEIAGDFLIRLLRAPQGEDYMDLRVGLRRGDARYTEKYLPTRAPGFDPQLARWLKTAIRGGAVDEGYFQYQGSLNKGAADAARSLSLFFAVHDAELAFQPGWPALREGRGEVLIEDSGVRVRLADGRLLDSRVGRAQAEIPHAGPGRVPRLQLDAELQSSLGDALQLLQEAPMGTAETFAGWRGEGPLSGRLQLDLPLQPGEPAAVVVDFATEGARLELANPRLEFSQLRGAFRYDTATGLSAPDIRARALGHALRGKAVAEGRGGQARTRFEAHGQVPLAELGAWLGVTAPLPLSGSLPYRLRLNLDGADSQLRVDSNLEGLAIDLPAPFGKVAAEQRYADWRMTLGGAERRYWLDYAELASLSFAAPPGEPGAGRGELRLADGPALLPVAKGLRVRGRLSELDWDAWQVALQPYRDLAQDDAQRLFRDAQVRIARFRGFGGELDDLAVRLERAGATWALGLDSQTLKGQVRLPDAPARPIAVALDYLRLPPAEAKGAVVVDKPDPLERVDPRQIPALDVQIDRVLQGQELLGAWSLKVRPAAGGVRFDDLRLELKGLQVRGDAGWQGAPGASSSWYKGRLQGQDLAAVLLAWGYAPTASSERFRLDVDGRWPGSPAWLSLKRFSGSMDAALRSGQFSEVQGSASALRVFGLLNFNSIGRRLRLDFSDLLGKGLSYDRVNGLLDARDGVFVTRTPITLTGPSSNLELNGTLNMVNQQIDAKLLVTLPVTNNLPLAALIVGAPAIGGALFVVDKLLGDRVARFASVQYDVEGDLADPKITFDKPFEKPQ
- the mreC gene encoding rod shape-determining protein MreC yields the protein MLAVLSVALMVVDARFAMLQPLRSQLGVIVEPVYWLGRLPLNLWEGATEELSSRSELAAENEKLKAEQLMMQRRLQKLATLTEQNVRLRELLNSAALVDDEVLATELIGIDPNPFTHRILIDKGEKDGVLLGQPVLDARGLMGQVVEVMPYTSRVLLLTDTAHSIPVQVNRNGLRAIASGTGNPERLELRHVADTADIKEGDLLVSSGLGQRFPAGYPVATVSEVIHDSGQPFAIVRAVPTAKLNRSRYMLLVFTDPRSPEQRATESAEAQEAADRRRQEQESAAPAAGAAASTEQEAAQ
- the rng gene encoding ribonuclease G; the protein is MSEEILINITPMESRVAVVENGVLQEVHVERTQRRGIVGNIYKGKVVRVLPGMQAAFVDIGLERAAFIHASEISSREGSAVETISALVHEGQSLVVQVTKDPIGSKGARLTTHLSIPSRYLVYMPRTSHVGISLKIEDEGERERLKQVVADCIGGEGIEEAGGFILRTAAEGAGADEILIDIRYLRRLWDQIAAQMQSAPAPSVIYEDLSLALRTLRDLVSLRTEKLRIDSRETFQKIAQFVAELMPEIADRLEHYPGERPIFDLYGVEDEIQRALERKVPLKSGGYLIIDPAEAMTTIDVNTGAFVGHRTLEETIFKTNLEAATAIARQLRLRNLGGIIIIDFIDMEDEEHQRQVLRTLEKQLERDHAKTNIIGITELGLVQMTRKRTRESLEQVLCEPCTSCQGRGKLKTPETICYEIFREILREARAYQPEGYRVLANQKVVDRLLDEESGNVADLESFIGRTIKFQVETMYSQEQYDVVLL
- the mreD gene encoding rod shape-determining protein MreD encodes the protein MIAARARNVWVIWLSLALGLVLSVASLPSFMEQGRPLWPALLLTYWVLVLPHRVGMATAWFIGLLADVLNGTLLGLNALVLTLITFLVLSLHQRLRMFPLWQQSMVLLVVFGLAQLLHLWLNALTGSRPPTLAFVLPALVSALLWPWVHALLRGVHRRLGVN